From Ipomoea triloba cultivar NCNSP0323 chromosome 5, ASM357664v1, the proteins below share one genomic window:
- the LOC116019229 gene encoding uncharacterized protein LOC116019229, with protein MDSGSLQSSSGGEEEYDSRGETFLNNLDLVSPSSSSTSQQGQFLSHSGLLFDHNFQQSLALTALNSQYNNDNNALLWPLGMGLRTQPNNYGGLSSQPLLEQPLVETTNVVGRSNHSPPSDQPPLPKNPKKRTRASRRAPTTVLTTDTTNFRQMVQEFTGIPAGPFSGSGGGSLYSRRLDLFSTAGSSVRTAHSDPLGTFHHHSLGQKVHSLPLHKLSGQNGDDSPFCHKKAEMPSFIPSSSNTNFQLSTEVGLGITKQQSSALFNMEEQILTFQPLLQSSLKNPLGNHEPNEPVFGSKSRGSNSHLSAIDGLGISHEQASGSLSGFLGQGSANNSDQARNCSTSSAHDKGLENAVRSGGDGDAGSSWPCPN; from the coding sequence ATGGATTCCGGTAGCCTGCAGTCATCGAGCGGTGGGGAGGAAGAGTATGATTCACGCGGAGAGACttttttgaacaatttagaTTTGGTCtcgccatcatcatcatcgacTTCACAACAAGGACAGTTTTTGTCCCACTCGGGTTTATTATTTGATCATAACTTTCAGCAATCACTAGCGTTAACAGCTCTCAATTCCCAAtacaataatgataataatgctCTTCTATGGCCTCTGGGGATGGGTTTAAGAACCCAACCCAATAATTATGGTGGCCTAAGTTCTCAGCCTCTCTTGGAACAGCCATTGGTGGAGACTACAAATGTTGTGGGTCGATCAAATCATTCTCCGCCGTCGGATCAGCCACCGCTGCCTAAGAACCCCAAGAAACGGACCAGGGCTTCCAGGAGAGCACCCACCACGGTCCTCACCACCGACACCACTAACTTCCGGCAAATGGTTCAAGAATTCACCGGCATACCGGCCGGTCCGTTCTCGGGTAGTGGCGGTGGGTCGCTTTATTCTCGCCGCCTCGATCTCTTCTCCACCGCCGGATCCTCAGTGAGGACCGCCCATTCTGACCCTCTAGGAACCTTTCACCACCACTCCTTAGGGCAGAAAGTCCATAGTTTACCCCTCCACAAACTGTCAGGTCAGAATGGGGACGATTCCCCGTTTTGTCACAAGAAAGCAGAAATGCCATCCTTCATTCCTTCCTCTTCCAACACAAATTTTCAACTCTCCACAGAAGTTGGCCTTGGGATCACAAAGCAACAAAGTAGTGCACTTTTCAACATGGAAGAACAGATCCTCACATTCCAGCCTCTCCTACAATCCTCACTCAAGAACCCATTGGGGAATCATGAACCTAATGAACCGGTTTTCGGGTCGAAATCTCGGGGGAGTAACAGTCACCTGTCCGCCATAGATGGATTGGGGATAAGCCATGAACAAGCAAGTGGGAGTCTTAGTGGGTTTCTAGGTCAAGGAAGTGCTAATAATTCTGATCAAGCAAGAAACTGTTCAACTTCTTCTGCTCATGATAAGGGTTTGGAGAATGCTGTTCGCTCAGGTGGTGATGGAGATGCTGGTTCTAGTTGGCCATGTCCTAATTAA